From Chrysemys picta bellii isolate R12L10 chromosome 1, ASM1138683v2, whole genome shotgun sequence:
gatccagatgagtggagactgttcattgattcattgaagacaagtcttaaagctgttttactgcataatggcaatgttttgccatcaattccagttggtcatgcagtcaataagaaggaaacctatgacaacatgaaacaacttttgaggtgcataaactatgaccaacatcagtgacAGCTTTGTGGCAATGTgaaagttgttgctctcttgcttggtctgcagactggatacacaaagtactgctgttttctctgcgaatgggatagacgtgcaagagattcccactacatcaagaaagattggccactccgacagtcattggagcctgggaggaaaagtgttcagcatccaccacttattgaatcaaggaagattttgttaccacccttacacatcaagctgggtctgatgaagaactttgtcaaggccattgacaaaacacaagcagctttcaagtacctccgtggaaattTTCCAAGGTTAAAtaaagctaagataaaggaaggtgtctttgttggtcctcagattcatgaacttcttcgagatgatgcatttgaccatgcactgcgtggcaaggaaaagacggcatggaaagccttccagttagtggcaataaattttctaggaaacaacaaggcagacaactacaggttgttggtggaaaacctcctcaaggcatacaaaagccttggttgcaacatgtcactaaagatacagtttttgcactctcatctagattttttcccacccaactgcggagcagtgagcgacgagcacggcgagcgatttcaccaggacattgcaacaatggagaaacgctatcagggcaaatggagcccatcaatgcttgcagactattgctggacagtgacaagagatgctccatttaatgaatacaagagacaagccaagaagcgccgagtagacactgaataggactaaactatgtgcagaatagttttttgccttttgtttcataataaattgtatttatataacccttttgctgatttttaaagtgttacataaacaggacaggtgaaatattatcatgtaaagcaaccataaacacatgaaaagacctaggtttacaatttatgattaaaactctactatctacacaatatacatagacataaaatgtaaaaacttaaatatcttagaaacagtagccaatcagttgttttaattgtcatatttgaattcagcacatcaaaatacaaaataaatagcacattttatctctgaagcaggcgacttctcaaaaattgtagaccagtgttattgggTAATATCTTAGTTATGTATTTGCCTTGAGATTAGAGGGACCCTCTATATGATGAAATTTGTTTTCACTAACAGCTCATTATGGAGTCCAATGTCCGGATGGTGAGCCGAAGGCTGGGATGTCTAAGGAGTTGGCATTTTTGGTTTCTAGTTAACCAATGTGGTGAAACAGAACTTTAcatttgttgctggcttggtataatgtaatgatagaataaccaACAGTCTGGGGTGACTCTGCCCAATTTCTAAGCGGTTTGTCCTGAAtttcacatcctcagctgtgtaCCACTGGaaaagggggcagggccttggaggaatAAGCGGGGCAGGGCACAGGGCCTCAGAGGTCCAGTTaaaagcaattagaaaggtgggaACCCTATGAGTTAATGAGCTGTACACAGACCAATTCCCCAGTCTGTCACATTGAAACTGCACAGGAAGGCCAGGAAAGGATTCAATGTCACTTTGACTGTCCAATAATtgattcagggaagagggccCAGCACCGTCTCACCAAACAGCTCTGCATGGAGGTCAGTCTGAGAGCCACAGCACGAGGAGAAAAATTTAGATGTCTTTACAAGTAAAGAGCcggagcagcctgtcccggatctgtttggtcctcacaccgtagatgatggggtttagcgtGGGGGGCACCAGGAGGTTCATGTTGCCAATGAGAACACGGAAATGCAGGGCCACATTGTGGCCAAAACGGTACGTGAGAGAGGAGAAGAGATTTGGGATGAGAAAGGCTAAGATGGAACAGAGATGTGagctgcaggtcccaaaagtcttgagccgggcaccctttgtggggaggcggaagatggccctgaggatctgggtatagGACAATGCAACAAAAAACATATCCAGACCATTCACAAAGAATAGCACAAAGAGGCCGTAGTAACTACTTATGCGGGTATCAGCGCAGGCCAGTTTCACCACAGCTATATGTGCACAGTATGTATCGGGGATGATGTTAGTTTtgcaatatggccactgcctCGTCAGGATGAGATAGGGCAGTATGAGCATACCACCACGCAGCACCACAGCCAGGCCGATCTTGGCCACCATGGGGTTTGCCAGGAGGGTGGAATGTCTGaggggatcacagatggccacatagcggtCAAAACCCATGGCCACGAGgatcccagactccatcactGAGAACGaatgaatgaagtacatctgggtgaggcaggcactgaaatcaaTCTCCCTcaaattgaaccagaagatgctcagcattttgggcaggGTGGATGTAGACAGCACCAGGTCggtgacagccagcatgcagatGAAATAGTACATGGGGGCACGGAGGCTCCGCTCCctcttcacgatgaacaggatggtgaagttccccaagatggctatgatgtacatgatgcagaaggggatggagatccagacatgagctgcctccaggccaggaatgcccagcaggatgaaggtggaggggttggtgaagtcggttgtgttggaatctgacatggagtaggggagaaggtgtccaactctgagacagaacggtgtctcctgcatgtactGTACGTTCTTCTGAATTTGTGTATGTGCCCAGGCTCTACGGTGATGGTTGCAGTACAAATGCCTGAATGGAGAGGAAATGTTAATATGAGACAGTACATGCACAACTgaggactgttctcatgggagCAATTGGGGGAAGATTGGAATGGGAAGCAATATATAACATATggggaaaaagggaaaatagagaGCAAATAATACAAATTGGAATTTATGAATATTGATAAGGCATGCTAAAAACGTCATGGAAAAATCCATGCTTCGCAGGTTTAAGGATTACAAAAAGGAGGTTATAAAAGTATAttgagaacaaaagaaatcctaggaAAGGTATAGCTCAATTCTCTGAGGGAGAAACAAAGTTTGTTAATGTTGCAGGAAAGGTAGATATCTTCAAGATATAGTTGAGTTCTGCATTCGGAAAAAAGCAGTGTGAGAAACATATATCACATAagatgatgaaatactttccagtccattagcagTCAAGGATGGCAATAAACAGCATCTACAATTGAATCTTAGAGTtccaaacaccagagttacgaactgaatGATTAAGCGCACATCTCACTCGTAACCAGAAGTACACACTGAGGCAGCCGGAGagacaaaagaataaaaaagggggaggaggacagGACAGTTCTGGGTAAAACGTAAACGATTcaataaaaaagggaaagttttaaagaaagattttaCAAAACTAAGAAAGACTGGAAAAGTTGGTCTGGGATTAGTTAGAAAAACCccataggaatataattaatgccagtcaacaacaTGGTTTACGGAAAACACGTCTTGTCAAATAAACCCGATTTCATCCTTAAATGAGAGTACACTTTTGATTGATCAAGGGAACCAAGCAGATGCAATACACTTCGATTTCTCTGAGGCATTTGtttcagtggggggaaaaattcAGATAAAAAAATGCACACTATATAATATCAGTAGAGCACATGTAAAGTGgactaaaaactggctaactgaaagATCTTAGAAAGCAGTTGTCCATGGGCCACTGTCAGTGAATGGGGGTGTTTTTATGAggttctgcagggatctgtttttggcccaatactattcaatattttcatcaatgatctggaatcAAATGGAAAATCACTGAAgaataaaatttacagatgacccAAAGATTGCCAGATTCGTTACAATgaggaggccagggcaggcatacTGATTGATCTGGAACATTTGGTGAGCTGGGTccatgcaaacaaaatgttttattacaGACAAATACAAAGGGATCCTCTCAGAACAGGGCATGCAGTCTTGATCCACAGACTGGGGCACTGTATTATGG
This genomic window contains:
- the LOC103307132 gene encoding olfactory receptor 52R1-like, yielding MQETPFCLRVGHLLPYSMSDSNTTDFTNPSTFILLGIPGLEAAHVWISIPFCIMYIIAILGNFTILFIVKRERSLRAPMYYFICMLAVTDLVLSTSTLPKMLSIFWFNLREIDFSACLTQMYFIHSFSVMESGILVAMGFDRYVAICDPLRHSTLLANPMVAKIGLAVVLRGGMLILPYLILTRQWPYCKTNIIPDTYCAHIAVVKLACADTRISSYYGLFVLFFVNGLDMFFVALSYTQILRAIFRLPTKGARLKTFGTCSSHLCSILAFLIPNLFSSLTYRFGHNVALHFRVLIGNMNLLVPPTLNPIIYGVRTKQIRDRLLRLFTCKDI